Proteins encoded in a region of the Photobacterium profundum SS9 genome:
- the typA gene encoding translational GTPase TypA, with product MSNQLIDKLRNIAIIAHVDHGKTTLVDKLLQQSGTLESRGEAEERVMDSNDIEKERGITILAKNTAINWNDYRINIVDTPGHADFGGEVERIMSMVDSVLLIVDAVDGPMPQTRFVTQKAFAHGLKPIVVINKIDRPGARPEWVMDQIFDLFDNLGATDEQLDFTTVYASALNGWATMEEDTVGENMEPLFQAVVDNVAAPFVDVDAPLQMQVSQLDYSSYVGVIGVARIARGSVKPNQQVTIVNAEGKKRNGKIGTVLGYLGLERNEVAVAKAGDIVAITGLGELKISDTICDVNEVEALPALSVDEPTVTMTFQVNTSPFAGKEGKFVTSRNILERLQKELVHNVALRVEETDSPDRFRVSGRGELHLSILIENMRREGFELAVSRPEVIIKTVDGVLMEPFEMVTIDVVEENQGSVMESIGIRKGELKDMAPDGKGRVRMDFMMPSRGLIGFQTEFLTMTSGSGLIYHSFDHYGPHKGGVIGQRSNGVLISNGTGKAVTYSLFNLQERGRLFSEHGDEVYEGQIIGIHNRANDLTINCLRGKQLTNVRASGTDEAQTLSPAIKHTLEQALEFIDDDELVEVTPVSVRIRKKLLTENDRKRAGRAPK from the coding sequence ATGTCTAATCAACTGATCGATAAATTAAGAAATATCGCAATTATTGCTCACGTTGACCACGGTAAAACTACCCTGGTTGATAAACTACTACAGCAATCTGGCACGTTAGAGAGTCGCGGTGAAGCCGAAGAACGTGTTATGGATTCTAATGATATCGAGAAAGAGCGTGGCATTACCATTCTTGCTAAGAACACGGCAATTAACTGGAATGACTACCGCATCAATATCGTAGATACCCCTGGACACGCCGATTTCGGTGGTGAAGTTGAGCGTATCATGTCGATGGTTGACTCAGTATTGCTTATCGTTGATGCAGTTGATGGTCCTATGCCACAAACGCGTTTTGTAACGCAAAAAGCATTCGCACACGGCCTTAAGCCAATCGTTGTAATCAACAAAATTGACCGTCCTGGCGCACGTCCAGAGTGGGTTATGGATCAAATTTTTGACCTGTTTGATAACCTAGGCGCGACTGATGAGCAACTAGATTTCACAACTGTTTATGCTTCTGCACTAAACGGCTGGGCAACAATGGAAGAGGATACTGTTGGCGAAAATATGGAACCATTGTTCCAAGCGGTTGTTGATAACGTTGCAGCCCCATTTGTTGACGTTGACGCTCCACTTCAGATGCAAGTGTCTCAACTTGATTACAGCTCTTACGTAGGTGTTATCGGTGTTGCTCGTATCGCTCGTGGTTCTGTTAAACCAAACCAGCAAGTGACTATCGTTAATGCTGAAGGCAAGAAGCGTAACGGTAAAATAGGTACAGTTCTTGGTTACCTTGGTCTTGAGCGTAACGAAGTTGCAGTAGCTAAAGCGGGCGATATCGTCGCTATCACAGGTCTTGGTGAGCTGAAAATTTCAGACACTATCTGTGACGTAAACGAAGTTGAAGCTCTTCCTGCACTTTCTGTTGATGAACCAACAGTAACCATGACTTTCCAAGTAAACACGTCTCCGTTCGCGGGTAAAGAAGGTAAGTTCGTTACTTCACGTAACATTCTTGAGCGTCTGCAGAAAGAACTTGTTCATAACGTAGCATTACGTGTTGAAGAAACTGACAGTCCAGATCGCTTCCGTGTTTCAGGTCGTGGTGAACTTCACCTATCTATTCTGATCGAAAACATGCGTCGTGAAGGTTTCGAGCTAGCAGTATCTCGTCCAGAAGTAATCATCAAAACTGTTGATGGTGTGCTAATGGAACCGTTTGAAATGGTAACTATCGATGTGGTTGAAGAGAACCAAGGTAGTGTCATGGAAAGCATCGGTATCCGTAAAGGTGAGCTGAAAGATATGGCACCAGATGGTAAGGGCCGTGTTCGCATGGACTTTATGATGCCTTCTCGTGGTCTTATCGGTTTCCAAACAGAGTTCTTAACAATGACCTCTGGTTCTGGCCTTATCTACCACTCTTTCGATCACTACGGTCCCCACAAAGGTGGCGTTATCGGTCAACGTTCAAACGGCGTTTTGATCTCTAACGGTACGGGTAAAGCAGTAACATACTCACTGTTTAACCTTCAAGAACGTGGTCGTCTGTTCTCTGAGCACGGTGATGAAGTATATGAAGGTCAGATTATCGGTATTCACAACCGTGCTAACGATCTGACTATCAACTGTCTTCGTGGTAAGCAGCTGACTAACGTTCGTGCATCTGGTACAGATGAAGCACAAACGCTATCTCCTGCTATCAAGCACACGCTTGAGCAAGCTCTAGAA
- the glnA gene encoding glutamate--ammonia ligase: MSVENVLALIQENEVKFIDLRFTDTKGKEQHITIPSHQIDSDFFEDGKMFDGSSVAGWKGINESDMVMMPDASSAVLDPFTEDSTLNIRCDILEPATMQGYDRDPRSIAKRAEEFMRSTGLADTVLVGPEPEFFLFDDVKFNTDMSGSFFKIDDIEAAWNSGSDFEGGNKGHRPGVKGGYFPVAPVDSSQDIRSAMCLIMEEMGLVVEAHHHEVATAGQNEIATRFNTLTTKADEIQIYKYVVHNVAHAFGKTATFMPKPLVGDNGSGMHVHMSLNKDGQNLFAGDKYGGLSEMAIYYIGGIIKHARAINAFANPATNSYKRLIPGYEAPVMLAYSARNRSASIRIPVVPSPKARRIEVRFGDPAANPYLAFAAMLMAGLDGIQNKIHPGEAMDKDLYDLPAEEAAEIPQVAESLEIALKNLDEDREFLTAGGVFSDDFIDSYIKLKSEDVEKVNMTTHPLEFELYYSV, from the coding sequence ATGTCAGTAGAAAATGTACTAGCGCTGATCCAGGAAAATGAAGTTAAGTTTATTGACCTACGTTTTACCGATACCAAAGGTAAAGAGCAGCACATCACTATTCCTTCTCATCAAATCGATAGCGATTTTTTTGAAGATGGCAAAATGTTTGACGGTTCATCGGTTGCTGGTTGGAAAGGTATCAATGAATCAGACATGGTGATGATGCCAGACGCTTCAAGCGCAGTACTTGACCCATTCACGGAAGATTCAACACTCAACATTCGTTGTGACATTCTTGAGCCTGCAACCATGCAAGGCTACGATCGCGACCCACGTTCTATCGCAAAACGTGCTGAAGAGTTTATGCGTTCGACGGGTCTAGCAGACACAGTACTTGTCGGTCCTGAGCCTGAATTTTTCCTATTTGACGATGTTAAGTTCAACACTGACATGTCAGGTTCTTTCTTCAAAATTGATGATATAGAAGCAGCTTGGAACTCGGGTTCTGATTTCGAAGGCGGTAACAAAGGTCACCGTCCTGGCGTTAAAGGCGGTTACTTCCCAGTAGCACCTGTTGATTCATCTCAAGACATCCGTTCTGCTATGTGTCTAATCATGGAAGAAATGGGCCTTGTTGTTGAAGCACACCACCACGAAGTAGCGACAGCGGGTCAGAATGAGATCGCGACTCGCTTCAATACGCTAACAACGAAAGCCGATGAAATCCAAATCTATAAGTACGTTGTACACAACGTTGCTCATGCATTTGGTAAAACAGCAACCTTCATGCCGAAGCCACTCGTTGGTGATAACGGTTCAGGTATGCACGTTCACATGTCTCTAAATAAAGACGGACAGAACCTTTTCGCCGGTGATAAGTACGGCGGCCTTTCAGAAATGGCTATCTACTACATCGGCGGTATCATTAAGCACGCACGTGCAATCAATGCTTTTGCTAACCCAGCAACGAACTCGTACAAGCGCCTTATACCGGGTTACGAAGCACCTGTAATGCTTGCATACTCTGCACGTAACCGTTCTGCTTCTATTCGTATCCCTGTGGTACCAAGCCCGAAAGCACGTCGTATCGAAGTACGTTTCGGCGATCCAGCAGCTAACCCATACCTAGCATTCGCAGCAATGCTAATGGCTGGTCTTGACGGTATTCAAAACAAGATCCACCCAGGCGAAGCAATGGATAAAGATCTATACGATCTTCCTGCTGAAGAAGCAGCTGAAATTCCACAAGTAGCAGAATCGCTAGAAATCGCACTTAAGAACCTAGATGAAGATCGTGAGTTCCTAACCGCTGGTGGTGTATTCTCTGATGACTTTATTGATTCTTACATCAAGCTGAAGTCTGAAGACGTAGAGAAAGTAAATATGACAACTCACCCACTTGAGTTTGAACTTTACTACTCTGTATAA
- a CDS encoding DUF4124 domain-containing protein, translating into MHIPLFIQIAVSILFFTFTLQATTIYSWVDKNGVVHFTDQPNAAHTKVYELITPPSTPLNPIIDEIEDPEEYAELTLPATPEALPPVTIRFITPSHEQTLRSNAGHIDITASSNREITKDYKVQVVLDGNSHLAPQNSLTFSLFDIDRGSHQLQLQLLKDGKVIALSNSITVYLHRASTTRIRPPAARPKL; encoded by the coding sequence ATGCACATACCTCTTTTTATACAGATTGCCGTCAGTATTTTGTTCTTTACTTTCACTTTACAAGCAACAACGATTTACTCTTGGGTCGATAAAAATGGTGTCGTCCACTTTACTGATCAGCCTAATGCCGCTCATACGAAAGTGTATGAATTAATCACCCCACCCAGTACACCGTTAAACCCCATTATTGATGAGATAGAAGATCCTGAAGAATACGCAGAGCTTACATTGCCAGCAACACCTGAAGCACTTCCACCCGTCACAATCCGCTTTATCACCCCTTCTCATGAACAGACACTGCGCAGTAATGCAGGACATATCGATATTACTGCAAGCAGTAATCGTGAAATAACCAAAGACTATAAGGTACAAGTCGTACTGGATGGGAACAGTCACCTTGCACCACAAAACAGCTTAACATTCAGCTTGTTCGATATTGATCGTGGCAGTCATCAATTGCAGCTCCAGCTATTAAAAGACGGCAAGGTAATTGCATTATCTAACAGTATTACCGTCTATCTACATCGCGCATCTACGACCCGAATCAGACCACCGGCTGCGAGGCCTAAGTTATAA
- the glnL gene encoding nitrogen regulation protein NR(II) produces MTTAFTPIILNNLVTAVILLDEQLTMRYVNPAAEQLLSYSKRRLLGVRLPNLLQHSSLDIGLIQATLQSGQGLADSDVTFVIDGKRHALELNASPISWQKELLILLELKPIDQQRRISQELSQHAQQQAAKELVRGLAHEIKNPLGGLRGAAQLLEKTLPDPCYTEYTQMIIEQADRLRNLVDRLLGPQRPGLQKIDNIHIVLEKVRQLVSLDCGEKIKLHRDYDPSLPDFTMDSEQLEQAILNIVSNAALELQQVSGGNITLKTRTAHQALIQGKRYRIAAKIDIIDDGPGIPDEIQDTLFYPMVTAREGGTGLGLSIARNLVDQHHGKIEVVSWPGHTKFTIYLPIK; encoded by the coding sequence GTGACGACTGCCTTCACCCCTATAATTCTCAATAATTTAGTCACCGCAGTGATATTGCTTGATGAGCAACTCACCATGCGCTACGTCAATCCAGCAGCAGAACAATTACTGTCGTACAGTAAACGTCGCTTACTGGGAGTCCGTCTTCCTAATTTATTGCAACATTCTTCGCTTGATATTGGTTTAATCCAAGCCACCTTGCAAAGCGGTCAAGGCTTAGCAGACAGTGATGTCACCTTTGTTATCGATGGTAAACGCCATGCCTTAGAGTTAAATGCCAGCCCTATCTCTTGGCAGAAAGAGTTATTAATTCTGCTAGAACTCAAACCTATCGATCAGCAACGTCGTATCAGTCAAGAGCTGAGCCAACATGCTCAGCAGCAAGCCGCCAAAGAATTAGTGCGCGGCTTAGCACACGAAATTAAAAATCCGCTGGGTGGATTACGCGGTGCGGCTCAATTACTCGAAAAAACCCTTCCTGACCCCTGTTACACTGAATATACCCAAATGATCATCGAGCAAGCCGATCGCCTACGAAACCTAGTCGACCGACTTTTGGGCCCGCAACGACCCGGTTTACAAAAAATCGATAATATTCATATCGTCCTTGAAAAAGTGCGCCAGCTCGTCAGCCTCGACTGCGGTGAAAAAATCAAACTGCATCGAGATTATGATCCGAGCCTGCCCGATTTCACGATGGATTCCGAGCAACTAGAACAAGCCATCTTGAATATTGTGAGCAATGCCGCTCTTGAATTACAGCAAGTGAGCGGGGGTAATATCACCTTGAAAACACGCACTGCCCATCAAGCGTTGATTCAAGGCAAAAGATACCGAATAGCGGCCAAAATAGACATTATTGACGACGGTCCAGGGATCCCTGATGAGATTCAAGACACCTTATTTTATCCAATGGTAACGGCCCGAGAAGGCGGCACAGGATTAGGATTATCCATTGCGCGTAATTTGGTCGACCAACACCACGGTAAAATAGAAGTTGTGAGTTGGCCAGGGCATACAAAATTCACGATTTATTTACCCATAAAGTAA
- the glnG gene encoding nitrogen regulation protein NR(I) codes for MSKGLIWVVDDDSSIRWVLERTLNAAGLQCETFASADNVIEALERNVPDVLVSDLRMPGTDGLTLLRSLQKDFPALPVIIMTAHSDLDAAVNAYQEGAFEYLPKPFDIDEAVNLVERAVTHSQEQKRQQQPESDTKAVPEIIGEAPAMQEVFRAIGRLSRSSISVLINGESGTGKELVAHALHRHSPRSKQAFIALNMAAIPKDLIESELFGHEKGAFTGANSVRQGRFEQANGGTLFLDEIGDMPLDIQTRLLRVLADGQFYRVGGHSAVNVDVRIIAATHQNLEKLVADGGFREDLFHRLNVIRVHIPSLKDRRQDIPQLTRHFLQRASDELAVEVKTLHPDTVDVITNLNWPGNVRQLENTCRWLTVMASGNEILPSDLPPELLEAPTLINGEPTNSHWHHSLQCWARTALQQGNDNLLGEALPEFEKILLETALEHTHGHKQEAAKLLGWGRNTLTRKLKELNISSD; via the coding sequence ATGAGCAAAGGATTGATATGGGTTGTTGATGATGACAGCTCAATTCGTTGGGTATTAGAACGCACACTCAATGCAGCCGGATTACAATGCGAAACCTTTGCCAGTGCCGATAATGTCATTGAAGCATTAGAGCGTAATGTTCCAGATGTATTGGTTTCAGATCTCCGGATGCCTGGCACTGATGGATTAACACTGCTTCGTTCATTGCAAAAAGATTTCCCTGCATTGCCCGTTATCATCATGACGGCACACTCTGACCTTGATGCCGCAGTTAACGCCTATCAAGAAGGAGCATTCGAATACCTACCTAAGCCTTTTGATATCGATGAAGCCGTCAATCTTGTTGAGCGAGCTGTGACTCATAGCCAAGAGCAAAAACGCCAACAGCAGCCAGAAAGTGACACTAAAGCAGTACCGGAAATTATCGGCGAAGCCCCGGCAATGCAGGAAGTATTCCGTGCAATCGGTCGTTTATCTCGCTCATCGATTTCAGTATTAATTAACGGTGAATCAGGCACAGGTAAAGAATTAGTCGCCCACGCCCTGCACCGTCATAGCCCACGTAGCAAGCAAGCTTTTATTGCTTTGAATATGGCCGCAATACCTAAAGATTTAATTGAATCTGAATTATTCGGCCATGAGAAAGGAGCATTTACCGGCGCCAACAGCGTACGACAAGGGCGATTTGAACAAGCGAATGGTGGCACACTGTTTCTCGATGAAATCGGCGATATGCCATTAGATATTCAAACCCGATTATTACGTGTATTGGCTGACGGACAATTTTATCGTGTTGGCGGGCACTCTGCGGTTAATGTCGATGTTCGCATTATCGCGGCAACGCACCAAAACCTTGAAAAACTGGTTGCCGATGGCGGATTCCGAGAAGATTTATTCCACCGTTTAAATGTTATTCGGGTGCATATCCCTTCATTAAAAGATCGTCGCCAAGACATACCACAATTAACACGACACTTTTTACAACGGGCGTCAGATGAACTCGCAGTTGAAGTGAAAACATTGCATCCAGATACTGTTGATGTGATCACGAATCTCAATTGGCCGGGTAATGTTAGGCAATTAGAAAATACCTGTCGTTGGTTAACAGTGATGGCAAGTGGTAATGAAATACTGCCTTCCGATCTCCCTCCCGAGCTACTAGAAGCCCCTACGCTCATCAATGGTGAACCAACGAATTCACACTGGCATCATTCTTTGCAATGCTGGGCAAGAACAGCACTTCAACAAGGAAACGACAATTTACTTGGCGAAGCGTTACCAGAATTTGAAAAAATCTTGCTCGAAACGGCACTGGAACACACCCATGGCCATAAACAAGAAGCCGCCAAGCTACTTGGCTGGGGCAGAAACACCTTAACCCGTAAACTCAAAGAGCTGAATATATCATCAGATTAA
- the add gene encoding adenosine deaminase: MITKQLPLTDLHRHLDGNIRIQTILDLGQKFGMALPATDLEGLRPHVQIVETEPSLVAFLSKLDWGVAVLGDLEACRRVAYENVEDTLNAQIDYAELRFSPYYMAMKHNLPIAGVVEAVVDGVAAGCRDFGIQANLIGILSRTFGQEACQQELDGLLTQKDKLVAIDLAGDELGQPGDRFIKHFTQVRDAGLRVTVHAGEAAGPESMWQAIQELGAVRIGHGVKAVHDPKLMDYLAANKIGIESCLTSNIQTSTVESFASHPVKQFLEHGILACLNTDDPAVEGIELPHEYEVAAPKVGLTQEQIRQAQINGLELAFLSDAEKQQLKDKAAQR; the protein is encoded by the coding sequence ATGATTACGAAGCAGCTTCCCCTTACCGACCTTCACCGCCATTTGGATGGTAATATCCGCATCCAAACCATTTTAGACTTAGGTCAGAAATTTGGAATGGCCTTGCCTGCAACGGATCTAGAAGGGTTACGCCCTCATGTGCAGATCGTTGAAACAGAGCCAAGCTTAGTGGCTTTCCTCTCTAAGCTCGATTGGGGTGTAGCTGTTCTTGGTGACCTTGAAGCATGTCGACGTGTTGCCTACGAAAACGTTGAAGATACGCTGAATGCACAGATTGATTACGCCGAACTACGTTTTTCGCCGTATTACATGGCAATGAAACATAACCTACCGATCGCTGGTGTCGTGGAAGCCGTCGTTGATGGTGTCGCAGCAGGCTGTCGAGATTTCGGTATTCAAGCTAACTTAATCGGTATCCTTAGCCGTACTTTTGGTCAAGAGGCTTGTCAGCAAGAGCTTGACGGATTGCTTACGCAAAAAGATAAGTTAGTGGCAATTGATCTGGCTGGGGATGAATTAGGCCAACCTGGCGATCGCTTTATCAAACATTTCACTCAAGTACGTGATGCCGGCCTACGTGTTACGGTTCATGCAGGTGAAGCAGCAGGACCTGAAAGTATGTGGCAAGCTATTCAAGAGCTTGGTGCAGTGCGTATCGGTCACGGAGTTAAAGCGGTACATGATCCAAAACTGATGGATTATCTAGCAGCGAACAAAATTGGTATTGAATCTTGCCTAACATCAAACATTCAAACGAGTACCGTTGAATCATTTGCCTCTCACCCTGTTAAGCAGTTTTTAGAACATGGTATTTTGGCGTGTCTAAATACCGATGATCCTGCGGTCGAAGGTATCGAGCTTCCTCACGAATATGAAGTAGCAGCACCGAAAGTGGGTCTGACTCAAGAGCAAATTCGTCAGGCGCAAATTAACGGCCTAGAACTGGCTTTCTTATCTGATGCTGAAAAACAACAGCTAAAAGATAAAGCCGCTCAACGCTAA